A single Providencia manganoxydans DNA region contains:
- the glnS gene encoding glutamine--tRNA ligase, with the protein MNEAETRPTNFIRQIIDEDLASGKHTSVQTRFPPEPNGYLHIGHAKSICLNFGIAQDYQGKCNLRFDDTNPVKEDVEYVNSIQEDVQWLGFQWSGKVHYSSDYFDTLYQYAIELINKGLAYVDELSAEQIREYRGTLKEPGKNSPYRDRSIEENLALFEKMRAGGFEEGKACLRAKIDMASPFIVMRDPVLYRIKFAEHHQSGNKWCIYPMYDFTHCISDALEGITHSLCTLEFQDNRRLYDWVLDNITIDCHPRQYEFSRLNLEYTVMSKRKLNQLVTDKLVEGWDDPRMPTISGLRRRGYTAASIREFCLRIGVTKQDNNVEMASLESCIRDDLNENAPRAMAVIDPVRLVIENMPAGEEILTAPNHPNKPEMGTRKVPFSNELYIDRADFREEANRQYKRLVLGKEVRLRNAYIIKAERVEKDAEGNITTIYCTYDPQTLNKDPADGRKVKGVIHWVSAAHALPAEIRLYDRLFTVANPAAEEDFVSVINPESLVIRHGFVEPSLREAATDKPYQFEREGYFCADNRLSSADKLVFNRTVGLRDTWAKIEAQ; encoded by the coding sequence ATGAATGAGGCAGAAACTCGCCCAACAAATTTTATCCGTCAGATCATTGATGAAGATCTGGCGAGTGGGAAACACACTTCGGTACAAACTCGTTTTCCACCTGAACCAAATGGCTATTTGCACATTGGCCATGCAAAATCAATTTGCTTGAATTTTGGGATCGCACAGGACTATCAAGGCAAGTGTAACTTACGTTTTGATGATACTAACCCTGTTAAAGAAGACGTTGAGTACGTTAATTCGATTCAAGAAGATGTGCAGTGGCTCGGGTTCCAATGGAGCGGTAAAGTTCATTACTCTTCTGATTATTTCGATACTTTGTATCAATATGCCATTGAGTTGATCAATAAAGGATTGGCTTATGTTGATGAGCTGAGCGCAGAACAGATCCGTGAATACCGCGGTACCTTGAAAGAGCCAGGTAAAAATAGCCCATATCGCGACCGTAGTATTGAAGAAAACTTAGCACTGTTTGAAAAAATGCGTGCTGGTGGCTTTGAAGAAGGTAAAGCTTGTTTGCGTGCAAAAATTGACATGGCGTCACCTTTTATTGTTATGCGTGACCCTGTTTTATATCGTATTAAATTTGCCGAGCACCATCAGTCTGGTAACAAATGGTGTATTTACCCAATGTATGATTTCACGCATTGCATTTCTGATGCGTTAGAAGGTATTACACATTCATTGTGTACATTGGAGTTCCAAGATAACCGTCGTTTATATGACTGGGTTCTTGATAATATCACGATTGATTGTCACCCTCGCCAGTACGAATTTTCACGCTTAAACCTTGAATATACCGTGATGTCTAAGCGTAAGCTGAACCAATTGGTCACTGATAAATTGGTTGAAGGTTGGGATGATCCGCGTATGCCTACTATTTCAGGTTTACGTCGTCGTGGTTATACCGCGGCATCTATCCGTGAATTCTGCCTACGTATTGGCGTGACTAAGCAAGATAACAACGTTGAAATGGCATCGTTAGAGTCTTGCATCCGTGACGACTTAAACGAAAATGCTCCTCGTGCAATGGCGGTTATTGATCCTGTTCGTTTAGTGATTGAAAACATGCCTGCTGGCGAAGAGATTTTAACTGCGCCAAATCACCCGAACAAGCCAGAGATGGGCACACGCAAAGTCCCATTCAGCAATGAATTATATATTGATCGTGCTGATTTCCGTGAAGAAGCTAACCGTCAATATAAGCGCTTGGTATTAGGTAAAGAAGTTCGCCTGCGTAATGCATACATTATTAAAGCAGAACGTGTGGAAAAAGATGCAGAAGGTAACATTACAACGATTTACTGCACCTATGACCCACAAACACTGAATAAAGACCCAGCAGACGGACGTAAAGTAAAAGGGGTTATTCATTGGGTTAGTGCTGCACATGCTCTACCTGCTGAAATTCGTCTTTACGATCGCTTGTTTACGGTAGCAAACCCTGCTGCGGAAGAGGATTTTGTCTCCGTTATCAACCCTGAGTCATTAGTTATTCGCCATGGTTTTGTTGAGCCAAGCTTACGTGAAGCTGCAACAGATAAACCCTATCAGTTTGAGCGTGAAGGCTATTTCTGTGCCGATAATCGTTTAAGCAGTGCTGATAAGTTGGTGTTTAACCGTACCGTAGGGTTGCGCGATACATGGGCTAAGATCGAAGCGCAATAA
- a CDS encoding dicarboxylate/amino acid:cation symporter, giving the protein MKQPLYKILYVQVIVAIVLGIALGHFFPDIGESLKPLGDAFIKIVKMIIAPVIFLTVVTGISGMSNMKAVGSVAGKAMLYFITFSTVALIIGLIVANVIRPGDGLNIDPATLDSSKVAGYVAKAHESSIVGFLMNIIPDTVISPLVNGNILQVLFIAVIFGLALAATGKHGEPIVKLLQNFSEPVFKMVAMLMKLAPIGAFGAMAFTIGKYGISSIGNLMMLILTFYITALLFVLLVLGAVAKYNGFSIIQLIKYIKDELWLVLGTSSSEAALPSLMRKMEHAGCEKSVVGLVIPTGYSFNLDGTNIYMTMAALFIAQATNIELTIWEQISLLLVAMISSKGAAGVTGAGFITLAATLMVVPSIPVAGMALILGIDRFMSECRALTNLVGNACACIVVARWEKELDTEKLAAAFAEKGESIDAIITEENFDLPAHHAEITDVAKDK; this is encoded by the coding sequence ATTAAACAACCACTTTATAAGATCCTATACGTACAGGTTATCGTTGCTATCGTGCTTGGTATCGCACTTGGCCACTTTTTTCCTGATATAGGTGAATCATTAAAACCACTAGGTGATGCATTCATCAAAATCGTCAAAATGATTATTGCCCCCGTTATTTTCTTAACTGTTGTAACGGGTATCTCAGGTATGAGCAATATGAAGGCAGTAGGCAGTGTTGCAGGAAAAGCAATGCTCTACTTTATTACGTTCTCAACGGTTGCACTGATTATTGGTCTTATCGTCGCCAATGTGATTCGTCCAGGAGATGGTTTAAATATTGATCCTGCAACTCTAGATAGCAGTAAGGTTGCAGGTTATGTCGCAAAAGCTCACGAATCATCCATCGTTGGCTTCCTAATGAACATTATCCCTGACACAGTAATTAGCCCTCTTGTTAACGGTAATATCCTTCAGGTGCTATTTATAGCGGTTATTTTTGGCCTTGCATTAGCTGCGACAGGCAAACATGGCGAGCCTATCGTCAAACTACTGCAAAATTTCTCTGAACCTGTATTTAAAATGGTTGCCATGCTAATGAAACTTGCCCCTATCGGTGCATTCGGAGCAATGGCATTTACTATTGGTAAATACGGTATCTCATCAATCGGCAACTTGATGATGCTGATACTGACATTCTATATCACAGCCCTTCTTTTCGTTTTACTCGTGTTAGGCGCCGTGGCTAAATATAATGGCTTCTCAATTATTCAACTTATCAAATACATTAAAGATGAACTGTGGTTAGTGCTCGGAACATCGTCATCAGAAGCTGCATTACCTAGCTTAATGAGAAAAATGGAGCATGCTGGATGTGAAAAATCTGTCGTAGGGCTAGTTATCCCAACGGGTTACTCATTTAACCTCGATGGCACCAATATTTATATGACCATGGCTGCGCTGTTTATTGCACAAGCAACCAATATCGAGCTAACAATTTGGGAACAAATATCGCTGTTATTAGTTGCCATGATCAGTTCTAAAGGCGCTGCTGGTGTTACTGGTGCAGGCTTTATTACTTTAGCTGCAACACTGATGGTTGTTCCAAGTATCCCTGTTGCTGGTATGGCACTGATCTTGGGTATTGACCGCTTTATGTCTGAATGCCGCGCCTTAACCAACTTAGTTGGTAACGCATGTGCTTGTATTGTTGTTGCTCGTTGGGAAAAAGAATTAGATACCGAAAAACTCGCAGCAGCATTCGCCGAAAAAGGTGAAAGCATAGATGCAATTATCACTGAAGAAAATTTTGATCTGCCCGCTCATCATGCAGAAATTACTGATGTAGCAAAAGATAAATAG
- the nagA gene encoding N-acetylglucosamine-6-phosphate deacetylase, with the protein MYALTHCIIYTGHERLDNHAIIIDGTLIKDICPLADLPADIEQHDLQGAILSPGFIDLQVNGCGGVQFNDNKENVTLEHLEIMQKANERTGCTSYLPTLITCSDELMKHGVEVMSEYLKTHRNQALGLHLEGPYINIIKKGTHNPEFIRKPSAEMIDYLAAHADAITKVTLAPEMVDESYIRQLTNAGIVVSAGHSNSTYEEARLGFKAGIRFSTHLFNAMPYISGRGPGLVGAIYDTPEVYAGIIADGLHVQWANIRNSKHLKGDKLVLVTDATAPAGIDPQTGEMDHFIFAGKTIYYRDGLCVDENGTLSGSSLTMIEAVKNTVEHVGIALDETLRMATLYPARAIGVESQLGSIAPGKVANLTAFNHDFQILSTYVNGEEVYKK; encoded by the coding sequence ATGTATGCATTAACTCATTGTATTATTTATACAGGCCATGAAAGATTAGATAACCATGCAATCATTATTGACGGTACACTAATTAAAGATATCTGCCCTTTAGCAGACCTTCCTGCTGATATCGAACAGCACGATTTACAAGGGGCTATCCTTTCTCCCGGCTTTATTGATCTGCAAGTCAATGGCTGTGGTGGCGTCCAATTCAATGACAACAAAGAAAACGTGACATTGGAACATCTGGAGATAATGCAAAAAGCCAACGAACGTACTGGCTGTACTAGCTATCTACCAACACTGATCACCTGCTCAGATGAATTAATGAAGCATGGTGTTGAAGTGATGAGTGAATACCTAAAAACTCATCGTAACCAAGCGCTTGGCCTACATTTAGAAGGCCCTTATATCAACATCATTAAAAAAGGGACTCATAACCCTGAATTTATCCGTAAACCTTCAGCTGAAATGATCGATTATTTAGCTGCCCATGCGGATGCCATCACTAAAGTAACATTAGCACCAGAAATGGTCGATGAATCCTATATCCGCCAGTTAACAAATGCAGGTATTGTGGTTTCAGCTGGCCACTCGAATTCCACTTATGAAGAAGCACGCCTTGGCTTTAAAGCAGGCATTCGCTTCTCTACCCATTTATTTAATGCCATGCCTTATATCTCTGGCAGAGGTCCTGGGTTGGTTGGTGCTATTTACGATACTCCAGAAGTGTATGCCGGTATCATCGCAGACGGACTTCATGTTCAATGGGCAAATATTCGTAACAGTAAACACTTGAAAGGTGATAAATTAGTTTTAGTTACGGACGCTACAGCGCCTGCTGGCATTGATCCTCAAACTGGTGAAATGGATCATTTTATCTTTGCAGGCAAAACCATATACTACCGTGATGGATTGTGTGTTGATGAGAACGGAACGCTCAGCGGATCATCACTAACAATGATTGAAGCAGTTAAAAATACGGTAGAGCATGTCGGTATCGCTCTAGATGAAACATTAAGGATGGCGACGTTATATCCGGCAAGGGCAATCGGCGTTGAATCTCAGTTGGGTTCGATCGCACCGGGTAAAGTTGCAAACTTGACTGCGTTTAACCACGACTTCCAAATCCTCTCAACTTACGTCAACGGCGAGGAAGTCTACAAAAAATGA
- the nagE gene encoding N-acetylglucosamine-specific PTS transporter subunit IIBC, translating to MNILSYLQRIGRALMVPVAVLPAAAILMGIGYWIDPDGWGANSAIAALLIKSGAAIIDNMSVLFAIGVAYGMSKDKDGAAALTGFVGFLVVTTLCSPASYSMIMNVPLESVPAAFNKINNQFVGILVGVLSAELYNRYSGVELPKALSFFSGRRLVPILTSFLMIFLAFILMYVWPLVYNGLVSFGESIKDLGSVGAGIYAFFNRLLIPVGLHHALNSVFWFDVAGINDIPNFLGGAKSIEEGLAIPGITGRYQAGFFPIMMFGLPGAALAIYHCARPENKAKVAGIMLAGAFAAFFTGITEPLEFSFMFVAPVLYVMHALLTGISVFIAASMEWISGFGFSAGLVDMLLQSRNPLALNWWMLIVQGLVFFCIYYVIFRFMIRKFNLLTPGREVSAGDETIDGYDENLSPVDSTDSEIQKEARQYVAAVGGSDNITGIDACITRLRLGVKDAAIVNDAMAKRLGASGVIRLNKQSVQVIVGTRAELVAAAMKDVIAKGPIAGSAPTAVPETAKASESAKAKGETVLSLVAPVSGEVFSLDDVPDEAFSSRIVGDGIAIKPTSDEVLAPASGTVVKIFETNHAFCLETDNGIELIVHMGIDTVALKGEGCARLVEEGSEVKAGTPILKLDLAFLEANAKSMISPVIISNIDDFAGVEILAEGNVTGGETVIYNVLK from the coding sequence GTGAATATTCTTAGCTACTTACAGCGGATCGGTAGGGCACTGATGGTGCCTGTGGCAGTACTGCCTGCCGCCGCAATCCTTATGGGGATTGGTTATTGGATAGATCCAGATGGTTGGGGCGCCAATAGTGCAATCGCGGCTTTACTGATCAAATCAGGTGCAGCAATTATTGATAATATGTCTGTGCTGTTTGCTATCGGTGTTGCCTATGGAATGTCAAAAGATAAAGATGGTGCTGCTGCGCTGACCGGTTTTGTCGGTTTTCTTGTTGTCACAACACTGTGTTCACCAGCGTCTTATTCGATGATCATGAATGTCCCGCTAGAAAGTGTTCCTGCGGCATTTAACAAAATTAATAACCAGTTTGTGGGTATCCTTGTTGGTGTACTCTCTGCTGAACTGTATAACCGTTATAGTGGTGTTGAACTACCTAAAGCACTGTCCTTCTTCAGTGGTCGTCGACTTGTGCCGATCCTAACCTCTTTCCTAATGATTTTCCTTGCATTCATCCTGATGTATGTATGGCCATTAGTTTATAATGGATTAGTTTCATTTGGTGAAAGTATTAAAGATTTAGGTTCAGTAGGGGCAGGTATTTATGCCTTCTTTAACCGTTTATTAATTCCTGTTGGCCTGCACCACGCTCTGAACTCTGTGTTCTGGTTTGACGTTGCAGGTATTAACGATATTCCTAACTTCCTTGGTGGTGCTAAATCAATTGAAGAAGGTTTGGCAATTCCTGGTATTACAGGTCGTTACCAAGCAGGCTTCTTCCCAATTATGATGTTTGGTTTACCGGGCGCGGCGTTAGCTATTTACCACTGTGCACGTCCTGAAAATAAAGCAAAAGTTGCAGGTATTATGCTTGCTGGTGCTTTCGCTGCATTCTTTACAGGTATTACTGAACCGCTTGAATTTTCATTCATGTTTGTGGCGCCTGTACTGTATGTTATGCATGCTCTGTTAACGGGTATTTCAGTATTTATTGCAGCGTCAATGGAATGGATTTCGGGCTTCGGCTTCAGTGCTGGTTTAGTCGATATGCTGTTGCAATCACGTAACCCACTGGCATTAAATTGGTGGATGCTGATTGTTCAAGGTTTAGTCTTCTTCTGTATTTACTATGTCATCTTCCGTTTCATGATCCGTAAATTCAACCTGTTAACCCCAGGCCGTGAAGTGAGTGCGGGCGATGAAACCATCGATGGCTATGATGAAAACTTGAGTCCTGTAGATAGCACAGACAGCGAAATTCAAAAAGAGGCTCGCCAATATGTTGCTGCGGTAGGTGGTAGCGATAATATTACTGGTATCGACGCATGTATCACTCGTTTACGCTTAGGTGTAAAAGATGCGGCGATTGTCAACGATGCGATGGCAAAACGCCTTGGTGCGTCAGGGGTTATTCGCCTGAACAAGCAAAGTGTCCAAGTTATTGTGGGTACACGTGCTGAACTAGTTGCAGCGGCAATGAAAGATGTTATTGCTAAAGGCCCTATTGCAGGCTCAGCACCAACAGCTGTACCTGAAACAGCGAAAGCGAGTGAATCTGCAAAAGCAAAAGGCGAAACTGTTCTATCGTTAGTTGCACCAGTTAGTGGTGAAGTTTTCTCGCTTGATGATGTGCCTGATGAAGCATTTTCCAGCCGTATTGTTGGTGATGGTATTGCTATCAAGCCAACCAGTGATGAGGTATTAGCACCTGCATCAGGAACGGTAGTGAAAATTTTCGAAACTAACCATGCATTTTGTTTAGAAACAGATAATGGCATTGAGCTAATCGTGCACATGGGTATTGACACTGTTGCATTGAAAGGTGAAGGCTGCGCACGTTTAGTGGAAGAAGGTAGCGAAGTGAAAGCGGGTACACCTATTCTGAAACTGGATCTGGCTTTCTTAGAAGCCAATGCAAAATCTATGATCAGCCCAGTCATTATCAGTAATATTGATGATTTTGCAGGAGTTGAAATTTTAGCTGAAGGTAATGTGACTGGCGGTGAAACGGTCATTTACAATGTGCTGAAATAG
- the nagC gene encoding DNA-binding transcriptional regulator NagC has protein sequence MNHSHSLKQIGNIDLVKQLNSAVVYSLIDQQGPISRIQIAEQSQLAPASVTKITRQLLERGLIKEVDQQASTGGRRAISIVSEHKNFHTIGVRLGRYDATVALYDLSGKQLIDAHYPISEPSQQAVEQKLIEAIEDFIALNQRRIKELIAISVILPGLVNPHNGIVHYMPHIKVDNWHLIDNLQAHFKITCYVGHDIRSLALAESYFGATKDCEDSLLVRIHRGTGAGLVINNEILLNHRGNLGEIGHIQVDPLGDLCHCGNFGCLETIASNQAIENRVKQRLEQGFSSSLTLEQCSIQHICQAANKNDPLATEVIQHVGRQIGKAIAISINLFNPEKVVIAGDITEAAQILLPAIQSCIDTQALKGFRENLPVVTSQLVHNSAIGAFALTKRAMLNGELLQKLFDN, from the coding sequence ATGAACCATAGTCATTCATTAAAGCAAATTGGTAATATTGATCTGGTAAAACAACTCAACAGTGCGGTGGTATATAGCCTAATTGACCAACAAGGCCCAATATCTCGTATTCAGATAGCAGAACAGAGCCAACTTGCGCCTGCAAGTGTGACTAAAATAACTCGTCAGCTACTCGAACGTGGCTTAATCAAAGAAGTTGATCAGCAGGCCTCCACTGGAGGCCGGCGTGCAATATCGATAGTTTCAGAACATAAAAACTTTCATACCATAGGTGTTCGTTTAGGTCGTTATGATGCCACTGTTGCACTGTATGACCTCAGTGGCAAACAACTCATTGATGCCCACTATCCTATCTCAGAACCATCCCAGCAAGCTGTCGAACAAAAGCTGATCGAAGCCATTGAAGATTTTATCGCCCTTAATCAGCGCCGCATAAAAGAACTTATCGCCATTTCTGTGATTTTACCGGGTCTAGTCAATCCACATAATGGTATCGTTCACTATATGCCACATATTAAAGTGGATAATTGGCACCTTATCGATAATCTACAAGCCCATTTTAAAATTACCTGCTATGTAGGGCATGATATTCGCAGTTTAGCACTCGCAGAGAGCTACTTTGGCGCGACAAAGGATTGCGAAGACTCACTACTAGTGCGAATTCACAGAGGGACAGGGGCTGGATTAGTTATCAATAATGAAATCCTATTAAACCATCGGGGTAATCTTGGTGAAATTGGCCATATTCAAGTCGATCCTCTTGGGGATTTATGCCATTGTGGTAACTTCGGTTGCCTAGAAACCATTGCATCAAATCAAGCTATTGAAAACCGCGTTAAACAACGCTTAGAGCAAGGCTTTAGTAGCTCACTGACCCTTGAACAATGTTCTATCCAACATATTTGCCAAGCGGCCAATAAAAATGACCCGCTCGCGACTGAAGTGATCCAGCATGTGGGTCGCCAAATTGGTAAAGCAATCGCTATTTCCATCAACTTATTTAATCCAGAAAAAGTCGTGATTGCAGGGGATATTACAGAAGCAGCGCAAATACTTCTCCCTGCCATTCAAAGCTGCATTGATACCCAAGCATTGAAAGGCTTTCGTGAAAATCTCCCCGTAGTGACATCTCAGCTGGTACATAATTCAGCAATTGGTGCTTTTGCGCTCACAAAACGAGCGATGCTTAACGGTGAGTTATTACAAAAATTGTTCGATAATTAA
- a CDS encoding sulfite exporter TauE/SafE family protein, protein MTVLLCLFGFLSGITTALFGFGGGFITVPLLYALISLVWGPQSEANDVAMQIAVATSTCVMIFSASVSSQAHYRKGNLNWSIIRPFIIPISLGGIVGAFVALSVESEWIRWVFIVYLIITILDCFIRPGFMKTDSNGIQPSKGGIFADTPIGVVIGAVAAFLGVGGSVMTVPLMRRRGASMIQAAAFANPLTLPMAITGTLTYLYFALTKDIELGSGFIGMIYIKGALILIATSWLGIRFAGLLMPYLSDKRHAQSYPILLFVVLCVILAA, encoded by the coding sequence GTGACTGTATTACTGTGCCTTTTTGGTTTTCTATCTGGGATCACAACGGCTTTATTTGGTTTTGGTGGCGGTTTTATTACGGTTCCCTTGTTGTATGCCTTAATTAGCTTGGTGTGGGGGCCGCAAAGTGAGGCGAATGATGTTGCAATGCAAATCGCTGTTGCGACATCAACTTGTGTGATGATTTTTTCGGCATCGGTATCTAGCCAAGCTCACTACCGCAAAGGAAACTTAAATTGGTCAATCATTCGTCCTTTTATTATTCCAATTTCATTAGGTGGGATTGTTGGTGCGTTTGTTGCACTGTCAGTGGAAAGTGAATGGATCCGCTGGGTGTTTATTGTTTACTTGATTATCACTATCTTGGATTGTTTCATTCGCCCAGGTTTTATGAAAACCGATTCGAATGGCATTCAACCTTCTAAAGGTGGCATTTTTGCGGATACGCCTATTGGAGTCGTGATTGGCGCGGTTGCTGCGTTTCTTGGCGTGGGGGGGAGTGTGATGACAGTTCCTTTAATGCGTCGACGTGGTGCGAGTATGATCCAAGCGGCGGCGTTTGCGAATCCGTTAACATTACCGATGGCGATTACGGGGACGCTAACTTACCTCTACTTTGCATTGACGAAAGATATTGAATTGGGTAGTGGTTTTATTGGCATGATTTATATTAAAGGCGCATTAATTTTAATTGCGACCTCATGGTTAGGGATCCGTTTTGCTGGTTTATTGATGCCTTATTTAAGTGATAAACGTCATGCACAAAGCTATCCAATTTTATTGTTTGTCGTGTTATGTGTGATATTAGCTGCGTAA
- the nagB gene encoding glucosamine-6-phosphate deaminase has protein sequence MRLLPLKNAQDVGIWSAQYIADKINAFNPTAERPFVLGLPTGGTPLATYKALIALYQAGKVSFKHVVTFNMDEYVGIPEDHPQSYHTFMHDNFFNHVDIQKENINLLNGNAPDVDAECQRYEDKIKSYGKINLFMGGVGNDGHIAFNEPGSSLSSRTRIKTLTPETRIANSRFFNNDVNQVPKFALTVGVATLMDAEELMVLATGANKSNAVQAAVEGSVNHLWTISCVQMHQKALIVCDEPATLELKVKTLKYFTQLESDIIEKFNQ, from the coding sequence ATGAGGCTCCTCCCGCTAAAAAATGCTCAAGACGTTGGGATCTGGTCTGCTCAATACATTGCAGACAAAATCAATGCGTTCAACCCTACAGCAGAACGCCCTTTCGTTTTAGGCTTACCAACAGGCGGCACACCGCTGGCAACCTATAAGGCACTGATTGCATTGTATCAAGCAGGTAAAGTCAGCTTTAAACACGTTGTCACTTTTAATATGGATGAATATGTAGGCATCCCAGAAGACCATCCGCAAAGCTACCACACTTTTATGCATGATAATTTCTTCAATCATGTGGATATTCAAAAAGAAAACATCAACCTACTAAATGGTAACGCGCCAGATGTTGATGCAGAATGCCAGCGCTATGAAGACAAAATCAAGTCTTACGGCAAGATCAATCTGTTCATGGGTGGCGTAGGCAACGATGGACACATTGCGTTTAACGAACCGGGTTCATCATTAAGTTCACGTACTCGAATTAAAACCCTAACACCAGAAACTCGTATCGCTAACTCACGCTTTTTCAATAACGATGTTAATCAAGTGCCTAAGTTTGCACTGACGGTTGGCGTTGCCACCTTGATGGATGCTGAAGAGTTAATGGTATTAGCCACTGGCGCAAATAAATCAAATGCAGTTCAAGCAGCAGTTGAAGGCTCTGTTAACCATTTATGGACGATAAGCTGTGTGCAGATGCACCAAAAAGCCCTGATTGTCTGTGATGAGCCTGCAACACTTGAATTAAAAGTAAAAACACTTAAATATTTCACTCAGTTAGAATCTGACATTATCGAAAAATTTAACCAGTAA
- the ubiF gene encoding 3-demethoxyubiquinol 3-hydroxylase: MNKLTENYDVVVVGAGMTGAAAALGFAQEGMRVALLEKAEPTAFDANSAPDVRISAISRSSVDLLKQLGAWQHVEAMRSAPYRQLETWEEQGSNVLFDADDLGLPELGFMVENRVLQLALWQECQKYKNLERICPAQLTHLYQSNSQKEWIVSLDDGRELQTKLVIGADGANSQVRKLAGIGSRGWQYRQSCMLITIQTDEPQQDKTWQQFFPSGPRAFLPLYDNWASLVWYDSPAKIRRLQSMSMEQLTEAITEAFPERLGAVNAVACGAFPLTRHHANRYVIDGLALVGDAAHTINPLAGQGVNLGYRDVDSLLKVVTHAKEYLGAWHSLEVLKRYQRRRLPDNLVMQAGMDVFYMAFSEQLPGLKMLRNLGLMAAQRAGEAKKLALKYALGL; this comes from the coding sequence ATGAATAAACTAACAGAAAATTATGATGTTGTCGTGGTTGGGGCAGGAATGACTGGCGCAGCGGCAGCATTAGGGTTTGCTCAAGAAGGCATGCGAGTTGCATTGCTAGAAAAAGCAGAACCAACAGCATTTGATGCGAATAGTGCTCCTGATGTTCGTATTTCAGCCATTAGTCGTTCATCTGTAGACCTACTTAAACAATTAGGTGCTTGGCAGCATGTTGAAGCAATGCGCAGTGCGCCTTATCGGCAGCTTGAAACATGGGAAGAGCAGGGAAGTAACGTGCTGTTCGATGCAGATGATTTAGGTTTACCAGAACTCGGTTTTATGGTCGAAAACCGTGTCTTGCAGTTGGCATTATGGCAAGAGTGTCAAAAATACAAAAATCTAGAGCGTATTTGTCCTGCTCAGCTCACTCATCTTTATCAGTCAAATAGTCAAAAAGAGTGGATTGTTTCACTGGATGATGGTCGTGAACTACAAACTAAATTAGTGATAGGTGCCGATGGCGCAAATTCTCAAGTGCGTAAGTTAGCAGGCATTGGGAGCCGTGGTTGGCAATATCGGCAATCTTGTATGTTAATCACTATTCAAACAGATGAACCTCAACAAGATAAAACATGGCAGCAATTTTTTCCGTCAGGGCCTAGAGCATTTTTGCCTCTTTATGATAATTGGGCCTCATTGGTTTGGTATGACAGTCCAGCAAAAATTCGCCGTCTACAATCAATGTCAATGGAACAGTTGACTGAGGCGATTACAGAGGCTTTTCCTGAGCGTTTAGGGGCGGTCAACGCGGTCGCATGTGGTGCTTTCCCTCTAACTCGTCATCATGCTAATCGCTATGTGATTGACGGGCTAGCGCTAGTAGGGGATGCGGCGCACACCATTAATCCTTTAGCGGGGCAGGGAGTGAATTTAGGTTACAGAGATGTCGACAGCTTACTTAAAGTCGTTACCCATGCAAAGGAGTATCTGGGAGCTTGGCATTCACTAGAGGTACTTAAACGTTATCAGCGCCGACGTTTGCCTGATAATTTAGTCATGCAGGCGGGTATGGATGTATTTTATATGGCATTTAGTGAACAGTTACCGGGGTTGAAGATGTTAAGAAACTTAGGGTTAATGGCTGCTCAACGTGCTGGTGAAGCGAAGAAATTGGCTCTGAAATATGCTTTAGGGCTTTGA